Proteins found in one Brevibacillus brevis genomic segment:
- a CDS encoding DUF420 domain-containing protein — MKQRNYTPIIVILTIAINTLVAILYFMPKNNDFSHLDLTFLPFFNAVMNSFTFIFLIAALVSIVKFKNVKMHRGYIFAAFSTTALFLVSYVIYHGMAPSTSYGGEGILRPIYYFILITHILLSAIIVPFALITTARGLNMKVEKHKKIARWTMPMWLYVSATGVIVYLMISPYY; from the coding sequence ATGAAACAACGCAACTATACACCGATTATCGTTATTCTCACCATAGCGATTAACACGCTTGTCGCCATCTTGTACTTCATGCCGAAAAACAATGATTTCAGCCATCTCGACCTGACCTTTCTGCCGTTTTTTAATGCGGTCATGAACAGCTTTACCTTTATTTTTTTGATTGCCGCGCTTGTTTCCATCGTGAAGTTCAAAAACGTGAAGATGCATCGAGGATATATTTTTGCAGCCTTTTCCACAACAGCTCTCTTCTTGGTTTCGTATGTGATCTACCACGGAATGGCACCTAGTACTTCCTACGGGGGAGAGGGAATTCTGCGTCCGATTTATTACTTCATCTTGATTACACATATTCTGTTGTCGGCGATTATCGTTCCATTTGCGCTGATAACGACTGCACGTGGACTCAACATGAAAGTGGAAAAACATAAAAAAATCGCCCGCTGGACGATGCCGATGTGGCTGTATGTCAGTGCGACGGGTGTCATTGTTTACCTCATGATTTCTCCGTACTATTAA
- a CDS encoding LLM class flavin-dependent oxidoreductase, which translates to MEIGITSFVETTPDVQTGEVMSHAQRLREVVEEIVLADQVGLDVFGIGEHHRKDYAASSPAMVLAAAAPLTKRIRLTSAVTVLSSADPVRVFQDFATLDGISNGRAEIMAGRGSFIESFPLFGYDLNDYDELFEEHLELLLKIQASEKVTWRGGHRPAIQNLGVYPRPVQNPLPIWIGSGGNQESVVRAGLLGLPLMLAIIGGSPRQFAPLVQLYKKVAMHAGHDVSRLTVGSHSLGFVAEDTELAADTFFPSTQAGMNKIGRERGWAHYNRATFDAARSLEGALYVGDPETVAQKIIHLRKQVGITRFMMYVPISTMPHDQVMRAIELLGTEVAPRVREEITKWEAETEQESTLA; encoded by the coding sequence GTGGAGATTGGGATTACTTCGTTTGTGGAAACGACACCGGATGTTCAGACAGGTGAGGTGATGAGCCACGCACAGCGATTGCGTGAAGTTGTCGAGGAAATCGTCCTCGCTGATCAGGTTGGGCTTGATGTATTTGGCATAGGTGAACATCATCGCAAGGATTATGCTGCTTCTTCTCCAGCTATGGTGCTGGCTGCGGCTGCGCCACTGACAAAAAGGATTCGGCTGACCAGTGCAGTGACAGTGCTTTCTTCGGCTGATCCAGTGCGTGTTTTTCAAGATTTTGCTACACTCGATGGCATTTCGAATGGACGGGCAGAGATTATGGCGGGACGCGGTTCCTTTATCGAGTCTTTTCCCCTGTTCGGCTATGACTTGAATGACTATGATGAGCTGTTTGAAGAACATTTGGAACTGCTCCTGAAAATACAGGCGTCCGAAAAAGTAACCTGGCGGGGCGGTCATCGGCCAGCTATTCAGAATTTGGGCGTTTATCCACGGCCTGTTCAGAACCCTTTACCCATATGGATTGGGAGCGGGGGCAATCAGGAATCGGTTGTTCGTGCGGGTCTGCTGGGATTGCCGCTGATGCTGGCGATCATTGGTGGGAGTCCGCGGCAGTTTGCGCCACTTGTGCAGCTTTACAAAAAGGTGGCCATGCACGCGGGTCATGACGTATCGCGATTAACGGTTGGGTCCCATTCACTGGGATTTGTTGCAGAAGATACGGAACTGGCGGCAGATACATTCTTTCCTTCTACCCAGGCAGGAATGAATAAAATCGGAAGGGAGCGGGGCTGGGCGCATTATAACCGTGCTACCTTCGATGCCGCACGCAGCTTGGAGGGGGCATTGTATGTGGGTGATCCGGAGACGGTGGCCCAAAAGATCATCCACCTTCGCAAACAGGTAGGCATAACGCGCTTTATGATGTATGTACCGATATCCACGATGCCGCATGATCAGGTAATGAGAGCCATTGAGCTGCTGGGAACAGAGGTAGCGCCTCGGGTGCGAGAGGAAATAACCAAGTGGGAAGCAGAGACAGAGCAAGAATCAACATTGGCTTAA
- the mphJ gene encoding macrolide 2'-phosphotransferase MphJ, with product MSKNNVEQMLAIAKNNGILVDPTTVKVNESGLDFLAIFASTIDGVPWVLRQPRRDDVVETARYEKKVLDLVANHLRVEVPDWQVHTSEFIAYPILGGTPLATINMETKSYEWYLNPESLPELCIQTWAEALVALHGIHHDLARDAGIRVKQPSESRASLREKMNEVKRVFGVSGALWDRWQKWLADDTFWPAHSALVHGDLHPGHILVAEDGKVTGLLDWTEAEVADPAVDFTVVYLLFGDTGLADFIQRYEKAGGRVWPRMHEHIVEMTAAYPVTLATFALKSGLEEFKIMARQALGVDENGTETA from the coding sequence ATGTCAAAAAACAATGTAGAGCAAATGCTTGCAATCGCGAAAAACAACGGAATCCTTGTAGACCCAACTACCGTGAAGGTGAATGAATCCGGCTTAGACTTCCTTGCTATTTTTGCAAGTACGATAGATGGTGTTCCATGGGTATTGCGCCAACCGCGCCGGGACGATGTCGTGGAGACAGCCCGTTATGAGAAAAAGGTGTTAGATCTCGTTGCAAATCATCTACGTGTGGAAGTGCCGGATTGGCAGGTTCACACCTCTGAATTCATCGCTTATCCGATCCTGGGTGGCACACCATTGGCGACGATTAATATGGAAACAAAAAGTTATGAGTGGTATTTGAATCCTGAATCACTACCTGAATTGTGTATCCAAACATGGGCGGAAGCATTGGTCGCATTACACGGTATTCATCATGATCTCGCTCGAGATGCTGGTATCCGCGTCAAGCAGCCTAGCGAATCACGAGCAAGCCTTCGAGAAAAGATGAATGAAGTCAAACGCGTCTTTGGCGTTTCTGGGGCGCTATGGGATCGATGGCAAAAATGGCTTGCGGATGACACATTCTGGCCTGCCCACTCTGCTCTTGTACATGGTGACCTCCATCCGGGGCATATCCTGGTTGCTGAAGACGGCAAGGTAACAGGGCTCCTGGATTGGACGGAGGCCGAGGTAGCTGATCCTGCTGTTGATTTCACGGTTGTCTACCTGTTGTTCGGAGATACTGGCTTGGCGGATTTCATCCAACGGTATGAGAAAGCAGGAGGACGTGTATGGCCGCGCATGCATGAGCATATCGTCGAAATGACGGCTGCGTATCCTGTCACTCTTGCGACCTTTGCGCTGAAATCAGGGCTGGAAGAGTTCAAGATCATGGCACGACAAGCTCTGGGTGTTGATGAAAACGGCACAGAGACCGCTTAG
- a CDS encoding amino acid permease has product MGNKELKRGLEARHIQMIALGGTIGVGLFMGSASTIKWTGPSVMLAYAIVGIFIFFIMRAMGEMLYLEPSTGSFATFGHKYIHPLAGYMTAWSNWFQWVVVGMAEIIAVGTYMKYWFPDLPAWIPGIIAMVILGIANLVSVKSFGEFEFWFAMIKIVTIVLMIIAGFGLIFFGIGNDGIAIGLSNLWENGGFFTGGWTGFFFALSLVIGAYQGVELIGITAGEAKDPKKTLRSAIQNIIWRILIFYIGAIFVIVTVYPWDQLQAIGSPFVATFAKIGITAAAGLINFVVITAAMSGCNSGIYSAGRMLYTLGVNGQAPKVFTKLSSNGVPLLGTIGVLIGLGIGVILSYIAPENLFVYVYSASVLPGMVPWFVILISQIRFRKAKGAEMDKHPFKMPFAPVTNYLTIAFLIMVLIGMWINDETRVSLIAGIVFLAIVVISFFTLGINKAVPLDEQSNKK; this is encoded by the coding sequence GTGGGAAACAAGGAACTGAAGAGAGGTCTGGAAGCCCGTCATATTCAGATGATTGCTTTGGGCGGTACGATTGGTGTTGGGCTATTTATGGGGTCTGCCAGCACGATCAAATGGACGGGACCATCCGTCATGCTAGCTTATGCAATTGTAGGAATTTTTATTTTTTTCATCATGCGTGCAATGGGTGAAATGTTGTATTTGGAACCGAGTACTGGTTCATTCGCGACCTTTGGGCATAAGTATATCCATCCGTTAGCAGGTTATATGACGGCTTGGAGTAACTGGTTCCAGTGGGTCGTTGTCGGGATGGCGGAGATCATTGCCGTCGGGACGTATATGAAGTACTGGTTCCCAGATTTGCCGGCTTGGATACCTGGTATTATTGCCATGGTGATACTCGGTATAGCGAACCTGGTTTCTGTGAAGTCATTTGGTGAATTTGAGTTTTGGTTCGCTATGATCAAAATTGTAACGATCGTTTTGATGATTATTGCAGGGTTTGGATTGATTTTCTTTGGCATTGGAAATGATGGAATCGCAATCGGATTATCGAATCTGTGGGAAAATGGCGGATTCTTTACAGGTGGTTGGACAGGCTTTTTCTTTGCCCTTTCCTTGGTGATCGGGGCGTATCAAGGTGTCGAGCTCATCGGGATTACAGCAGGGGAAGCAAAAGACCCGAAAAAGACATTAAGAAGCGCGATCCAAAATATCATTTGGCGCATTTTGATTTTCTATATTGGTGCGATCTTTGTTATTGTAACCGTTTACCCTTGGGATCAATTGCAGGCAATCGGCAGTCCGTTCGTTGCTACTTTTGCGAAAATCGGCATTACCGCAGCGGCAGGTCTCATTAACTTTGTCGTGATCACTGCTGCCATGTCTGGCTGTAATAGCGGGATTTATAGTGCAGGGCGTATGCTGTATACCTTAGGGGTAAATGGCCAAGCCCCGAAAGTATTTACAAAGCTGTCTTCGAATGGTGTACCGTTGTTAGGTACGATTGGTGTTCTGATCGGTCTGGGCATTGGCGTTATCTTAAGCTATATCGCCCCAGAAAATCTCTTTGTTTATGTGTACAGTGCGAGTGTTCTGCCGGGTATGGTTCCGTGGTTTGTCATTTTGATCAGTCAAATCAGATTCCGAAAAGCAAAGGGTGCTGAAATGGACAAGCATCCATTCAAAATGCCCTTTGCCCCAGTGACCAACTATTTGACCATTGCTTTTCTCATCATGGTACTTATCGGTATGTGGATCAATGATGAGACACGCGTCTCCCTGATTGCCGGAATTGTCTTCTTGGCGATTGTGGTTATTAGCTTCTTTACACTCGGAATTAACAAGGCCGTACCACTGGATGAGCAATCAAACAAGAAATAA
- a CDS encoding MFS transporter, with translation MEEAVEKVAAKADRKADSVQGSPMPRYVTLLFAVACGMSVANIYFAQPLLDHLSREFGIDYSLIGILITLTQIFYAVGLLLLVPLGDLLNQRRLIIGQMFLSVVALVVVGTASTSTVLFAGIAAVGLLAVVTQTIVAFAATMAAPAERGRVVGVVTSGIVIGILLARTIAGVLTDLAGWRSVYLVSAAFLLLLVCVLFRVLPNRVREVAPLSYLQLLGSVLMLFVQERLLRIRSVLAMLIFAAFSILWTPLVLPLSAPPLSLSHTAIGAFGLAGVAGALAAARAGKLADRGYGQRTTGFALSLLLLSWLLISYTEQSLFALVIGIVLLDLAVQAVHVTNQSMIFTLGAEARSRLTAGYMVFYSIGSSAGSIASTYTYAHFGWEGVCLLGASVSALALVYWAVTRRVSANPGK, from the coding sequence ATGGAGGAAGCTGTTGAAAAAGTAGCGGCTAAAGCCGATAGGAAAGCGGATTCAGTGCAAGGCTCTCCCATGCCTCGCTATGTAACACTATTGTTTGCGGTTGCTTGCGGGATGTCAGTTGCGAATATCTACTTTGCGCAGCCGCTACTTGATCATTTGTCGAGGGAGTTCGGAATTGACTATTCCCTCATTGGGATTCTGATCACCCTTACTCAAATCTTTTATGCAGTAGGACTGTTGTTGCTTGTGCCGCTTGGCGATTTATTGAACCAGCGCCGCTTGATTATTGGTCAGATGTTTTTATCTGTGGTTGCGCTGGTTGTCGTAGGGACTGCTTCCACCAGCACGGTACTATTCGCAGGTATCGCTGCAGTCGGATTGCTTGCCGTTGTGACGCAGACAATTGTTGCTTTTGCGGCGACCATGGCTGCTCCTGCTGAGCGAGGACGAGTGGTTGGAGTCGTTACAAGTGGAATCGTCATTGGCATACTTCTAGCGCGAACCATTGCGGGAGTTTTAACAGATCTTGCGGGGTGGCGTTCCGTATATCTGGTCTCTGCTGCCTTTCTATTGTTACTGGTTTGCGTATTATTTCGGGTATTGCCAAATAGGGTACGAGAGGTAGCGCCGCTATCCTATCTCCAGTTGCTTGGATCGGTACTGATGTTGTTTGTGCAAGAACGGTTATTACGTATTCGCTCTGTTCTGGCTATGCTGATTTTTGCTGCCTTTAGCATTTTGTGGACGCCATTGGTACTGCCTCTGAGTGCGCCGCCACTATCTCTGTCGCACACGGCGATTGGGGCGTTTGGTCTCGCAGGGGTTGCCGGAGCGTTAGCCGCAGCGAGGGCAGGGAAGCTTGCAGATCGGGGTTATGGACAGAGAACGACGGGTTTTGCCTTGAGTCTATTACTACTATCGTGGCTGCTCATCAGCTATACAGAACAGTCGCTATTTGCCTTGGTGATCGGTATAGTTTTGCTTGATTTGGCGGTACAGGCCGTGCATGTTACGAATCAAAGCATGATCTTCACCTTGGGTGCAGAAGCGCGGAGTCGGCTCACGGCGGGCTATATGGTTTTCTACTCGATCGGCTCATCTGCTGGATCCATTGCCTCTACCTATACATATGCGCATTTTGGCTGGGAGGGAGTATGCTTGCTCGGAGCCTCTGTCAGTGCGCTGGCTCTGGTGTATTGGGCAGTGACGAGACGCGTTTCGGCTAACCCAGGGAAATAG
- a CDS encoding carboxymuconolactone decarboxylase family protein: MEHYLAEQYREGLQAFGQLMPEALRAYNEFTSQCFSSGELSSKHKHLQALAISLYSGNEHCIVYHLEAALNDGVSQKEIAETVAVAGAFGGGTTLSHGVILINDVMEEKQGTIQ; this comes from the coding sequence ATGGAGCACTATTTGGCCGAACAGTATCGAGAAGGACTGCAAGCTTTTGGACAGCTGATGCCAGAGGCCTTGCGAGCATATAATGAATTCACCAGCCAATGCTTTTCGTCCGGTGAATTGTCATCCAAGCATAAGCACTTGCAGGCACTGGCTATCTCCCTTTACTCCGGAAATGAGCACTGCATTGTCTATCATTTGGAAGCAGCTCTCAACGACGGAGTTTCCCAAAAAGAAATTGCTGAAACAGTAGCAGTAGCCGGAGCATTCGGCGGCGGAACTACCCTTTCGCATGGCGTCATATTAATCAATGATGTGATGGAGGAAAAACAGGGAACGATTCAATGA
- a CDS encoding methyl-accepting chemotaxis protein codes for MIKKMITGYKASLSKQILFLLVLLIVVPSVVLSLTLTQLARNQLEHELLSQVESVTTMITQVLNNSYEDYSATIDSFADVQVPPGQSADTYIYDRIRNIEKDIDNVLAAFMYYDKRYYNSAKKEIDPTTREWYKEAMQHKGQVVVTPPYIDAISGSYVITFAKTLPDGKGVAGIDVSIDHLNELVKTYKIGEKGYVSLFDQNNVTMSHPRFPQGKPLEDERFQVMRNQAQGSFEMEDNELREYYHFNKENSLGLNVVSVIDWNEINQKTGPLMRTSFLFIVLLLALIALFVWIFMKRTVRPILQLKQLTDSIAQGDLTVRSIQSGRTDEIGQLQSNFNTMSQSLSDVLRQITDHSEQISASSQHLSANSEENVQTIEQVAASMQEIASMSSDMNQSIDTVKQSATQAQQELDDAIRILRESTEMSQVITSLANTGEESLGAARQQVNMIVEHSARSKQEMEELKQVAEEISGVTNFIQDIASQTNLLALNAAIEAARAGQEGRGFAVVADEVRKLADQTGSAAEKIDSLIGEVQNRVLHMVRRTEEGVDSATAGSDLTQSVEQRFTEMYEAINRIDAHLAQVARVSERLMQSNTAMLVAFGESSSMSQATAQEVDQVAAASEEQNASMEEVAASATHLANIAEELQSLVQRFKLERTQ; via the coding sequence ATGATAAAGAAAATGATTACTGGTTATAAAGCATCGCTATCAAAGCAGATCCTGTTTTTACTCGTCCTGCTTATTGTTGTTCCCTCTGTCGTTTTGAGCCTCACCTTAACACAACTGGCGCGCAACCAGTTAGAGCACGAATTGCTGTCTCAAGTCGAATCGGTTACTACGATGATTACACAAGTACTCAATAACTCGTACGAGGATTATTCTGCTACGATTGATAGCTTTGCGGATGTTCAAGTTCCGCCGGGGCAAAGTGCGGATACGTATATCTATGATCGCATCCGCAACATAGAGAAAGACATTGACAACGTTTTGGCTGCGTTTATGTACTACGACAAACGATATTACAACTCGGCGAAAAAGGAAATTGATCCGACTACCCGTGAATGGTACAAGGAAGCAATGCAGCATAAAGGGCAGGTCGTTGTGACGCCACCTTATATCGACGCGATAAGCGGAAGCTACGTGATTACGTTTGCCAAGACGCTCCCCGATGGGAAAGGAGTAGCAGGAATCGACGTTTCTATCGATCACTTAAACGAGCTGGTAAAGACGTACAAGATCGGAGAAAAGGGATATGTCAGCTTGTTCGATCAGAACAATGTGACAATGTCGCATCCGCGATTCCCGCAGGGCAAGCCGCTTGAAGACGAGCGCTTCCAAGTGATGCGTAATCAGGCGCAGGGTTCTTTCGAAATGGAGGATAACGAGCTTCGTGAATATTACCATTTCAACAAGGAAAATTCACTCGGATTGAACGTTGTCTCCGTGATAGATTGGAATGAAATCAATCAAAAAACGGGGCCACTGATGCGGACCTCATTCTTGTTCATCGTACTGTTGCTTGCCCTCATTGCCCTGTTTGTTTGGATATTCATGAAACGCACAGTGCGACCAATTCTGCAATTGAAGCAACTGACCGACTCAATCGCGCAGGGCGATTTGACGGTCCGGTCCATCCAGAGTGGAAGAACGGATGAGATTGGGCAGCTGCAATCCAACTTTAATACGATGTCGCAATCGTTGTCAGATGTCTTGCGTCAAATTACCGATCATTCCGAGCAAATCTCAGCTTCCTCCCAGCATCTGTCTGCGAATTCGGAGGAGAACGTGCAAACAATTGAACAAGTCGCTGCCTCTATGCAAGAAATAGCGTCCATGTCTTCCGATATGAATCAGAGTATAGATACCGTGAAGCAATCGGCGACGCAAGCGCAACAGGAGCTGGATGACGCCATCCGCATCCTGCGTGAGAGCACGGAAATGTCGCAGGTCATCACCAGTCTGGCTAATACCGGAGAGGAGTCCCTTGGAGCTGCAAGACAACAGGTGAATATGATCGTGGAACATTCTGCCCGTTCTAAGCAGGAGATGGAGGAATTAAAACAGGTTGCTGAAGAAATTAGCGGGGTGACGAATTTCATCCAGGATATCGCCTCTCAGACGAATTTGCTTGCGTTGAATGCTGCTATTGAAGCGGCGCGCGCCGGGCAAGAAGGTCGGGGGTTCGCTGTCGTCGCTGATGAGGTACGCAAGCTGGCTGATCAGACAGGGTCTGCTGCTGAAAAGATCGACAGTCTGATCGGTGAGGTTCAGAATCGCGTGCTCCACATGGTTAGGCGCACGGAGGAAGGTGTAGATTCTGCTACAGCGGGAAGCGATTTGACACAATCGGTTGAGCAGCGCTTTACAGAGATGTATGAGGCCATTAACCGCATTGACGCGCATCTCGCGCAAGTAGCCCGCGTTAGCGAACGGTTGATGCAATCAAATACAGCGATGCTGGTAGCCTTTGGTGAATCGAGCTCTATGAGCCAAGCTACTGCACAAGAGGTCGACCAAGTCGCCGCAGCCAGTGAAGAACAGAATGCTTCGATGGAGGAAGTGGCGGCATCGGCAACGCATCTTGCCAACATTGCGGAAGAGTTGCAGTCATTGGTGCAGCGTTTTAAATTGGAGCGTACACAGTAG
- a CDS encoding exodeoxyribonuclease III encodes MTKLISWNVNGLRACVNKGFYEYFKEVNADIFCLQETKLQEGQIEMEIGEEYHQYWNYAEKKGYSGTAVFTKMEPLSVRYGLEEDHEPEGRVITLEFHDFYLVTVYTPNAKRDLSRLDYRLVWEDRFRNYLLQLDAKKPVVVCGDLNVAHQEIDLKNAKSNRGNSGFTPEEREKMTNLLAAGFVDTYRYFYPDQTDAYTWWSFMPKVRERNIGWRIDYFLASERLAPSLLGAGIDSQVMGSDHCPVVLELGTIE; translated from the coding sequence ATGACGAAATTGATTTCTTGGAATGTAAATGGACTTCGCGCATGTGTAAACAAAGGTTTCTATGAATACTTCAAAGAAGTGAACGCTGATATATTTTGCTTGCAGGAAACGAAGCTGCAAGAAGGTCAAATCGAGATGGAGATCGGCGAGGAGTATCATCAATATTGGAACTACGCGGAGAAGAAGGGTTACTCCGGAACGGCTGTTTTTACAAAAATGGAACCACTATCTGTGCGCTATGGCTTGGAAGAAGACCATGAGCCTGAGGGACGAGTCATTACGCTGGAGTTCCATGATTTCTATCTGGTGACGGTATATACCCCGAATGCGAAGCGTGATTTGTCGAGATTGGATTATCGGCTGGTATGGGAGGATCGGTTTCGAAACTACTTATTGCAGCTAGATGCGAAGAAGCCCGTTGTGGTTTGTGGGGACCTGAATGTCGCCCATCAAGAGATTGATTTGAAAAATGCGAAGTCCAATCGCGGTAATTCTGGATTTACTCCTGAAGAGCGTGAGAAGATGACGAACTTGCTGGCAGCCGGGTTTGTGGATACCTATCGATATTTCTATCCGGATCAGACAGATGCCTATACGTGGTGGTCTTTCATGCCGAAAGTGAGAGAGCGGAATATCGGATGGCGTATTGATTATTTTCTCGCGTCTGAGAGATTGGCTCCGTCGTTGCTCGGGGCGGGAATTGACTCACAGGTGATGGGGAGCGATCATTGTCCGGTCGTGTTGGAGCTGGGGACCATTGAGTGA
- a CDS encoding TetR/AcrR family transcriptional regulator → MARTREFDEEKVLDAAMQLFWEKGYEATSLSDLTSRMGIQRPSIYSTFGDKKELFEAALRRYTMSRASEIRAKLQNHPSVKEAFRHFFREVADEEYAEGLSRGCFCINTMVELAPHDEKFEILTREHQMYLSVIFQETIERGIQSGELDSGIEAKATAQALIVSLIGLTVILKSRPNRSFVDNSIEVTLTLLR, encoded by the coding sequence ATGGCAAGAACACGCGAATTTGACGAAGAAAAAGTACTAGATGCAGCTATGCAGCTTTTTTGGGAGAAGGGGTATGAAGCTACCTCATTAAGTGATTTAACTTCCCGAATGGGCATCCAGCGTCCCAGTATTTACTCAACCTTTGGGGACAAAAAAGAATTGTTCGAAGCCGCACTACGTAGATACACGATGTCTCGTGCTTCGGAGATACGAGCGAAGCTTCAAAACCATCCATCTGTAAAAGAGGCATTTCGCCACTTTTTTAGGGAGGTAGCCGACGAGGAATATGCAGAAGGTCTCAGCCGAGGATGCTTTTGCATTAATACCATGGTCGAGCTAGCCCCTCATGATGAGAAATTTGAGATTTTGACAAGGGAACACCAAATGTACCTCTCTGTCATCTTTCAAGAAACGATTGAGCGAGGTATCCAATCAGGTGAACTCGATTCGGGTATAGAAGCGAAAGCTACTGCACAAGCGCTTATCGTATCGTTAATTGGACTGACCGTCATCTTGAAATCTCGTCCAAATCGATCATTTGTTGATAATTCGATAGAAGTTACGCTGACGTTACTTAGATAA
- a CDS encoding alpha/beta hydrolase, translated as MDFHRRVLPELRQTLAQFPGFQLEENLESSRAMLKNPPIVKSEHVRTTSRMIPGAAGEMLAKIYEPVKRTGGKLPAMLWIHGGGYVLGHPDMDDALCERFVQAANCVVVSVDYRLAPEHPYPAAIHDCYAGLTWMTDEAESLGIDVDRVAIAGASGGGGLTAALALMARDKGGPALIFQMPLYPMIDNRNRTASSYEIEAENATWNRMNNLAAWSMYLGEDADDSQVSAYAVPSRADSLEGLPPTYTCVGQLDLFRDETIEYVTRLAQAGVDVEFHLYPGCYHCFEVFVPEAEVSKRASQSYVDAMARALNPK; from the coding sequence GTGGACTTTCATCGTCGAGTACTGCCGGAATTAAGGCAAACATTAGCACAATTCCCTGGTTTTCAACTGGAAGAAAATTTGGAGTCGAGCAGGGCTATGCTGAAAAATCCGCCTATTGTGAAGTCGGAGCATGTACGTACCACAAGTCGAATGATTCCAGGCGCAGCAGGAGAGATGCTGGCGAAAATATACGAGCCCGTCAAGCGAACAGGCGGTAAGCTTCCGGCTATGCTGTGGATTCATGGAGGAGGCTATGTGTTGGGGCACCCTGATATGGACGACGCTTTATGCGAACGCTTCGTACAAGCGGCTAATTGTGTCGTCGTATCGGTCGATTATCGTCTGGCTCCCGAGCACCCTTATCCAGCTGCCATCCATGACTGTTACGCCGGTTTAACGTGGATGACAGACGAAGCTGAGTCACTCGGCATCGATGTGGATCGGGTTGCGATTGCTGGTGCAAGCGGGGGAGGGGGGCTGACCGCAGCCCTTGCTTTAATGGCTCGCGACAAAGGCGGACCGGCGCTTATCTTCCAAATGCCGTTGTATCCAATGATCGATAACCGTAATCGTACAGCGTCCAGCTATGAAATCGAGGCGGAGAATGCAACCTGGAACCGGATGAACAATTTGGCTGCGTGGAGCATGTACCTGGGCGAAGATGCCGACGACAGTCAGGTATCCGCATATGCGGTGCCGTCGAGAGCAGACAGCTTGGAGGGGCTGCCGCCAACTTATACGTGCGTAGGACAGCTCGATCTGTTCCGAGATGAGACGATCGAATATGTGACGCGCCTTGCACAAGCGGGGGTAGACGTAGAATTTCATCTATATCCCGGATGCTACCACTGCTTTGAAGTGTTTGTCCCCGAAGCGGAAGTGAGCAAGCGTGCCAGCCAAAGCTATGTGGATGCGATGGCAAGAGCGCTTAATCCGAAATAG